A window of Hugenholtzia roseola DSM 9546 contains these coding sequences:
- the hemL gene encoding glutamate-1-semialdehyde 2,1-aminomutase, with product MSFSFSKSQAYFEAAQKQIPGGVNSPVRAFKAVGGTPIFVKRAQGAYLFDEDGNRYIELINSWGPMILGHAHPAVTEAVSRAVLDSPSFGAPTVREIEMAALICKMVPSIEKVRMVNSGTEATMSAVRLARGYTGRDKFIKIEGCYHGHGDSFLIAAGSGAITFGKPNSPGVTEGTAKDTLLAPYNYLEAIENLVNANPNQIAALIIEPVAGNMGCILPKKGYLEGLRKICTEKGIVLIFDEVMTGFRLAKGGAQEVFGITPDLTTLGKIIGGGLPVGAYGGKKEIMDYVSPQGSVYQAGTLSGNPIAMAAGLALLSLLDANPEVYHTLNTKVTELTAEMQQIDRSLGLTYTYNQIGSMMNPFFTTAPVEDFESAKKCDTALFGKYFHAMLQRGVYLAPSQFESWFFSAALSDADYEHILKAHKAAMMEIHTA from the coding sequence ATGTCTTTTTCCTTTTCTAAAAGCCAAGCCTATTTCGAGGCTGCCCAAAAGCAAATACCCGGTGGGGTAAATTCGCCTGTCCGCGCTTTCAAAGCCGTAGGGGGAACGCCCATCTTTGTCAAACGTGCGCAGGGCGCGTATCTTTTCGATGAAGACGGCAATCGTTACATCGAGCTTATCAATTCTTGGGGACCTATGATTTTGGGGCATGCGCACCCTGCCGTTACGGAAGCGGTTTCGAGGGCGGTTCTCGACTCCCCTTCTTTTGGTGCGCCTACGGTACGCGAAATCGAGATGGCGGCTTTGATTTGCAAGATGGTGCCTTCTATTGAAAAAGTCCGTATGGTCAATTCAGGAACGGAAGCGACGATGTCGGCGGTGCGTTTGGCGCGTGGCTACACAGGCAGGGATAAATTTATCAAAATCGAGGGTTGCTATCATGGGCATGGCGATTCTTTCCTCATTGCAGCAGGTAGCGGCGCGATAACTTTTGGAAAGCCCAATAGTCCGGGCGTTACGGAAGGAACGGCAAAAGACACCCTTTTAGCCCCCTACAACTACCTTGAAGCCATAGAAAATTTGGTAAATGCCAATCCAAACCAAATTGCTGCCCTTATCATTGAGCCTGTGGCAGGCAATATGGGCTGTATCTTGCCCAAAAAGGGCTATTTAGAGGGATTGCGAAAAATTTGCACCGAAAAAGGTATCGTCCTTATTTTTGATGAGGTCATGACGGGTTTTCGTTTGGCGAAAGGTGGGGCGCAGGAAGTTTTTGGCATCACGCCCGACCTAACCACTTTGGGGAAAATTATCGGCGGCGGACTTCCTGTGGGTGCGTATGGTGGCAAAAAGGAGATTATGGACTACGTTTCGCCACAAGGTTCTGTTTATCAAGCGGGTACACTTTCAGGCAATCCGATTGCGATGGCGGCAGGCTTGGCACTGCTTTCTTTGCTTGATGCAAACCCCGAAGTGTATCACACTTTGAACACCAAAGTAACTGAACTAACGGCAGAGATGCAGCAAATAGACCGCAGTTTAGGTTTGACTTACACCTACAACCAAATTGGCTCTATGATGAATCCTTTTTTCACCACTGCACCTGTCGAGGATTTTGAGTCGGCTAAAAAATGCGACACTGCACTTTTTGGCAAATATTTTCACGCCATGTTGCAAAGAGGGGTCTATTTAGCACCTTCGCAGTTCGAGAGTTGGTTTTTCTCTGCGGCTCTTTCTGATGCCGATTACGAACACATCTTGAAGGCACACAAGGCGGCGATGATGGAAATTCATACGGCGTAG